Proteins from one Gilliamella sp. ESL0443 genomic window:
- the msrB gene encoding peptide-methionine (R)-S-oxide reductase MsrB produces MNKSMKDKAISALTPMQYHVTQQNGTEPPFDNQYNANHRDGIYVDIVSGEPLFTSLDKFDSGCGWPSFSKPIKQQQIVEKEDNSHGMRRIEVRSLEADSHLGHVFNDGPAALGGLRYCINSAALKFIPKEELKAQGYGDYLKLFK; encoded by the coding sequence ATGAACAAATCAATGAAAGATAAAGCTATATCAGCACTAACACCAATGCAATATCATGTTACGCAGCAAAATGGTACAGAACCTCCATTTGATAATCAATATAACGCTAACCACCGCGATGGGATCTACGTTGATATCGTCTCTGGTGAACCACTGTTTACCTCACTAGATAAGTTTGATTCAGGCTGTGGTTGGCCAAGTTTCTCTAAACCGATTAAACAGCAACAAATTGTTGAAAAAGAAGATAACAGCCATGGAATGCGTAGGATAGAAGTCCGTTCATTAGAAGCTGATTCACATCTTGGTCATGTATTTAATGATGGGCCTGCAGCTTTAGGGGGATTGCGCTACTGTATCAACTCTGCAGCGCTAAAGTTCATACCAAAAGAAGAATTAAAAGCTCAAGGCTATGGTGACTACTTAAAATTGTTTAAATAA
- a CDS encoding cytochrome b encodes MQKYPQYSSKQKWIHWTSALLVIMVTMLLLIKVTMSHILGGMAIVYLLHKSFGVLVLILTIWRIMVIRSQGVPDVLPKDKKLQRILSKSTQGVIYLLLLITPLSGYLMSGRDLNIFGLISIPAIDMPYHQMFHSLHLISSYVLAILVIFHVLGALYHYFWVKDKVLQSMLNSND; translated from the coding sequence ATGCAAAAGTACCCGCAATATAGCAGTAAACAAAAATGGATTCATTGGACATCAGCTTTACTTGTCATAATGGTAACAATGCTCCTTTTAATTAAAGTGACAATGTCACATATATTGGGTGGAATGGCAATAGTCTATTTATTACATAAATCCTTTGGAGTGCTTGTTTTGATATTAACAATATGGCGAATTATGGTGATCCGCAGTCAAGGTGTGCCTGATGTCTTACCGAAAGACAAAAAACTGCAACGAATTTTGTCAAAATCCACTCAAGGAGTGATCTACCTTTTACTGCTAATTACGCCATTATCGGGGTATTTAATGAGTGGAAGGGACCTTAATATATTTGGTTTAATATCGATCCCTGCTATTGATATGCCATATCACCAAATGTTTCATTCATTACATTTGATTAGTTCTTATGTACTAGCTATTTTAGTTATATTTCATGTATTAGGTGCGTTGTACCACTATTTTTGGGTTAAAGATAAAGTATTGCAATCAATGTTAAATAGCAATGATTAA
- the msrA gene encoding peptide-methionine (S)-S-oxide reductase MsrA, which yields MQQYEQATFAGGCFWCMVKPFDKYEGVINVISGYTGGHTENPTYQQVCQGNTGHTEAVQITFDPTMISYKKLLDIFWQQIDPTDSQGQFADRGDSYRPVIFYHNKLQQQQAIASKQALEESKRFNHPIDVAIEPATIFYPAEEYHQDYYKKQPEHYNRYYQLSGRANFIADNWQDKSTTKSE from the coding sequence ATGCAACAATATGAACAAGCAACATTTGCAGGTGGATGTTTCTGGTGTATGGTAAAACCTTTCGACAAATATGAAGGCGTTATTAATGTGATCTCAGGTTACACTGGTGGTCATACGGAAAATCCAACTTATCAACAAGTTTGCCAAGGCAACACAGGCCATACAGAAGCGGTGCAAATTACCTTTGATCCAACGATGATCAGCTATAAAAAATTACTTGATATTTTTTGGCAACAAATTGACCCGACAGATTCGCAAGGACAATTTGCCGATCGTGGCGATTCTTATCGTCCAGTAATATTTTATCATAACAAATTACAACAACAGCAAGCGATCGCATCTAAACAAGCGCTTGAAGAAAGCAAACGATTTAATCATCCGATTGATGTCGCTATAGAACCGGCAACAATATTTTATCCCGCCGAAGAGTATCATCAAGATTACTATAAAAAACAGCCAGAACATTATAACCGTTATTATCAATTATCTGGACGAGCTAATTTTATTGCAGATAACTGGCAAGATAAGTCAACAACCAAAAGTGAGTAA
- a CDS encoding DksA/TraR family C4-type zinc finger protein: MASGWASDDAVNQQIESTITDAIEIARRQLKHDKPSAEFCVECGDAIAKARQIALPGVQYCLACQQEIDKQLAKSAILYNRRGSKDSQLR; the protein is encoded by the coding sequence ATGGCTAGTGGCTGGGCATCTGACGATGCCGTTAACCAACAGATCGAAAGTACAATCACAGATGCTATCGAAATCGCCAGACGCCAACTAAAACACGATAAACCTAGTGCCGAGTTTTGTGTTGAATGTGGCGATGCTATTGCAAAAGCCAGACAAATTGCTTTACCAGGTGTGCAATACTGTTTAGCTTGCCAACAAGAAATAGATAAGCAATTGGCAAAATCTGCAATATTATATAATCGACGTGGTAGTAAAGATAGCCAACTAAGATAA
- a CDS encoding DUF421 domain-containing protein: MYLLEMAPKFLIALIILLIYVKLSGKSQIAPMSQLDQVGSMVIGALVGGTLLNANVSAWEAAGAVAIWAGLLILVRFIKSKNSKLRDAIDGEPIQLVKNGNLISENFKKANLPVRDFETLINIQGICAFSELKQVWYELNGSLTIIKKGDKDIAVLVIENGAISQDNLEQLHKSETWLKNEIKKQGYKDIDEVFCAEWFDGKLLVYPYDEVRNSKNKE; encoded by the coding sequence ATGTATTTACTTGAAATGGCACCAAAATTTTTAATTGCACTTATCATTTTACTTATTTATGTCAAATTATCAGGAAAAAGCCAAATCGCACCGATGTCACAGCTGGATCAGGTTGGTAGCATGGTTATTGGTGCATTGGTAGGTGGAACATTACTTAATGCTAATGTTTCTGCGTGGGAAGCCGCTGGAGCTGTGGCGATTTGGGCAGGTCTTCTTATCTTAGTGCGATTTATCAAATCTAAAAATTCAAAACTCCGAGATGCTATTGATGGTGAACCTATCCAATTAGTCAAAAATGGCAATCTAATCTCTGAAAATTTCAAAAAAGCGAATTTACCTGTTAGAGATTTTGAAACGCTAATCAATATTCAAGGAATTTGCGCATTTAGTGAATTAAAACAAGTGTGGTACGAATTAAATGGATCTTTAACCATTATCAAGAAAGGAGATAAAGATATCGCAGTACTGGTGATTGAAAATGGCGCTATTAGTCAAGACAACCTTGAACAACTCCACAAAAGTGAAACATGGCTTAAGAATGAAATCAAAAAACAAGGTTATAAAGATATTGATGAAGTTTTTTGTGCAGAATGGTTTGATGGTAAATTATTAGTTTACCCTTATGATGAAGTCCGTAATTCAAAAAATAAAGAATAA
- a CDS encoding endonuclease V gives MILAIDVYYLNDKAKTVGILFEQFTDGINEIKSVINDYQSNVLPYQSGQFYKRELPCILALLSQVDLNSIDVIIVDGYVHLNGGNLGLGGHLYEALDKKIPIIGVAKKSFTDNKQYAIEVMRGKSNNPIYITSLGMLLKEAANHIQSMAGKYRIPDLLTYLDQQTKLFKFE, from the coding sequence ATGATACTTGCAATAGATGTTTACTATTTAAATGATAAAGCAAAAACTGTTGGCATTTTATTTGAGCAATTTACTGATGGTATCAATGAGATAAAATCTGTTATCAATGATTATCAATCGAATGTTCTGCCTTATCAATCAGGCCAATTTTATAAACGTGAATTACCTTGTATATTAGCATTATTGTCTCAGGTTGATCTCAATTCGATTGATGTGATTATAGTCGATGGTTATGTTCATTTGAATGGTGGTAATCTTGGTTTAGGTGGTCATCTTTATGAAGCACTGGATAAAAAGATACCTATTATCGGCGTTGCAAAAAAATCTTTTACAGATAATAAACAATATGCCATTGAAGTAATGCGTGGTAAAAGTAATAATCCAATCTATATAACATCATTAGGAATGTTACTTAAAGAGGCAGCAAATCATATTCAATCAATGGCCGGCAAATATCGCATACCAGATTTACTGACCTATTTGGATCAACAAACTAAGTTGTTTAAATTCGAATAA
- the aroD gene encoding type I 3-dehydroquinate dehydratase, which produces MSRITVKGLDIGVGAPKIIVPIVGKTEEELVNEAEFLTKIDFDMVEWRVDHFQKVDDVEKVKQTANKLQTIIGYKPILFTFRTANEGGVYPATIEFYINLNKQMIKSGLIDLVDIEVFTGDKYVEEIVQLAHQHNVLVIASNHDFDKTPPKDEIVARLRKMQDLGVDIPKIAVMPRSREDVINLLAATAEMKDKYARKPLITMAMAGTGAISRIAGETFGSDLTFGAAKNASAPGQLDVKDLRNILNILHKSLA; this is translated from the coding sequence ATGTCAAGAATTACTGTTAAAGGTTTAGATATTGGTGTTGGAGCGCCTAAAATCATTGTTCCAATTGTAGGAAAAACAGAAGAAGAATTAGTTAATGAAGCTGAATTTTTGACAAAAATTGACTTTGATATGGTTGAATGGAGAGTAGACCATTTTCAAAAAGTTGATGATGTTGAAAAAGTAAAACAAACAGCAAATAAATTACAAACAATCATTGGCTACAAACCCATTTTATTTACATTCCGTACCGCTAATGAAGGCGGAGTTTATCCTGCTACGATTGAATTTTATATCAACCTTAATAAACAGATGATAAAAAGTGGTTTAATTGATCTTGTCGATATCGAAGTTTTCACTGGTGACAAATATGTTGAAGAAATTGTCCAGTTAGCTCATCAGCATAACGTTTTAGTGATAGCCTCCAATCATGACTTTGATAAGACTCCGCCAAAAGATGAAATTGTAGCAAGATTACGCAAAATGCAGGATCTTGGTGTAGATATTCCTAAAATTGCCGTAATGCCACGTTCGCGTGAAGATGTAATTAACTTACTTGCTGCAACAGCTGAAATGAAAGACAAATATGCACGTAAACCACTAATTACTATGGCAATGGCTGGAACAGGTGCGATTAGCCGAATTGCAGGTGAAACTTTTGGGTCAGACCTCACTTTTGGTGCAGCAAAAAATGCATCTGCACCAGGTCAGCTAGATGTAAAAGATCTAAGAAACATCTTAAATATATTACATAAAAGTTTGGCTTAA
- a CDS encoding shikimate dehydrogenase translates to MRANIDGHFLLIGLMAYPIRHSLSPKMQNIIYSKLDIPYVYLAFEVTQEKLPDAIKGLRALGLRGSAVSMPNKQLVCQYLDKLTPAVELIGACNTISNDDGVLTGYNTDGIGYMRSLKEAGVDVIGKKLTLLGGGGAASAIAVQAALDGVKKISIFNQKDECFDKIVEIVNRINAKTDCEAVVYDLADHSKLRQEIAESAVLCNATGIGMKPSEGKSLITDPTMLRKDLVVTDCIYSPRKTKLLEIAESQGCKTLNGIGMMLWQGHAQIKIWTGKEAPIDYVKEKMGFND, encoded by the coding sequence ATGAGAGCTAATATTGATGGACACTTTTTATTAATTGGATTAATGGCATATCCAATTCGGCACAGCTTATCACCAAAAATGCAAAATATAATTTACTCTAAATTAGATATTCCCTATGTCTATTTAGCTTTTGAAGTGACGCAAGAAAAATTACCTGATGCTATAAAAGGCTTACGTGCATTAGGTTTACGCGGTAGTGCTGTTTCAATGCCGAATAAACAACTCGTGTGCCAATATTTAGATAAATTAACACCAGCAGTAGAGCTTATTGGAGCCTGTAATACCATTTCAAATGATGATGGAGTATTAACCGGATATAATACTGATGGAATAGGATATATGCGCTCATTAAAAGAGGCGGGTGTTGATGTTATAGGTAAAAAGTTGACATTACTTGGCGGAGGCGGTGCTGCAAGTGCTATTGCCGTACAAGCCGCATTAGATGGTGTTAAAAAGATTTCAATTTTTAATCAAAAAGATGAATGCTTTGACAAAATTGTAGAAATAGTTAACCGAATAAATGCAAAAACTGACTGTGAAGCAGTAGTTTATGATTTAGCTGATCACTCAAAATTACGTCAGGAAATTGCTGAAAGTGCAGTATTATGCAATGCTACTGGTATTGGTATGAAGCCGTCAGAAGGAAAAAGCTTAATTACCGATCCAACTATGCTAAGAAAAGATCTCGTCGTAACCGATTGTATTTACAGTCCACGTAAAACAAAATTATTAGAAATAGCTGAATCGCAAGGTTGTAAAACGTTAAACGGTATAGGTATGATGTTATGGCAAGGTCATGCACAAATTAAAATTTGGACAGGAAAAGAAGCTCCAATTGATTATGTTAAAGAAAAAATGGGCTTTAATGACTAA
- a CDS encoding MFS transporter, producing MSNHNSYSIAGSIYANYIIQSIALIVIMQFSVEISAQLKTDDVIGIGYVASGIGYGKILLMFIGGILSDKFGRKPFILMGMSCYIIFFVGTLFCHNIHVAFCLAMFIGAGNSFLDTGSMPALTECFPRSAGTASVLIKAFISIGTLVLPFIVTFFHAYDLWYGYAFIGFVTFIIINFLLLAPRKFPSKNTVICGNEGHSDYFIGKPNIFFEGILLIIMGFTTTATFVIILQWLPAIAEKGIGMEPIASKQLISYYSTASIISVFTTAYIVKKFIKPIYCIIILPLLSALTLLMFLFNLNPTMSLIVAIGMGLTAAGGILQLTLVVMQQLFPDRKGFAVGTMYTFSGLSFIVIPLIVPKLALINVSYAILVDLVVALSSVILGLIVYSRFKKVIDMNKI from the coding sequence ATGAGTAATCACAACTCATATTCGATAGCTGGCTCTATCTATGCTAATTACATTATTCAAAGTATTGCTTTAATAGTAATTATGCAATTTTCTGTCGAAATTTCTGCACAATTAAAAACTGATGATGTTATAGGTATTGGTTACGTTGCATCAGGGATAGGATATGGAAAAATATTATTAATGTTTATTGGCGGAATACTATCTGATAAATTTGGACGCAAACCATTTATCCTTATGGGCATGTCTTGTTATATTATCTTTTTTGTTGGGACTCTCTTTTGTCACAATATACATGTTGCATTTTGTTTGGCTATGTTTATTGGTGCTGGAAACTCATTTTTAGATACCGGCTCCATGCCTGCTTTAACCGAATGCTTTCCTCGTTCGGCAGGTACTGCAAGTGTTTTAATTAAAGCATTTATTTCAATAGGAACGTTAGTCTTACCATTTATTGTTACATTCTTTCATGCTTATGATTTATGGTATGGTTATGCTTTCATCGGTTTTGTTACTTTTATCATTATTAATTTTTTACTTTTAGCGCCAAGAAAATTTCCTTCCAAAAATACAGTTATTTGTGGCAATGAAGGCCATAGTGACTACTTCATTGGAAAGCCGAATATTTTCTTTGAAGGTATTTTATTAATCATTATGGGCTTCACCACCACTGCAACCTTTGTCATCATTTTACAATGGCTACCTGCGATTGCAGAGAAAGGTATAGGAATGGAACCAATCGCTTCTAAACAATTGATCAGTTATTATAGTACTGCATCAATAATTTCTGTGTTTACAACAGCCTATATTGTTAAAAAATTCATAAAACCAATTTATTGCATTATTATATTGCCGTTACTTTCTGCATTAACTTTATTAATGTTTTTATTTAATCTTAATCCTACAATGAGTTTAATTGTGGCAATAGGAATGGGATTAACAGCAGCAGGAGGTATATTACAACTCACCTTAGTTGTTATGCAGCAGCTATTTCCTGATCGTAAAGGGTTTGCAGTTGGAACAATGTATACTTTCAGTGGTTTATCATTTATTGTCATTCCACTAATAGTCCCTAAGTTAGCATTAATCAATGTTAGCTATGCTATTTTAGTCGATCTAGTTGTTGCATTATCAAGTGTAATATTAGGATTAATTGTTTATTCACGTTTCAAAAAAGTTATTGATATGAATAAAATTTAA
- the erpA gene encoding iron-sulfur cluster insertion protein ErpA: MSDALPINFTDAAANKVKTLVTEEENPNLKLRVYITGGGCSGFQYGFTFDEKVNEDDLAIEKNGVSLIIDPMSLQYLVGGTIDYIEGLQGSRFVVDNPNATTTCGCGSSFSV, translated from the coding sequence ATGAGCGATGCGTTACCCATTAATTTTACTGATGCTGCTGCAAACAAGGTAAAAACTTTAGTAACGGAAGAAGAAAATCCAAATCTTAAATTAAGAGTCTATATCACTGGTGGTGGTTGTAGTGGATTCCAGTATGGTTTCACATTTGATGAAAAAGTAAATGAAGATGATCTGGCGATCGAAAAAAATGGTGTCTCACTTATTATTGACCCTATGAGTTTACAATATCTTGTTGGAGGCACTATAGACTATATTGAAGGATTGCAGGGTTCTCGTTTTGTTGTTGATAACCCAAACGCAACTACAACCTGTGGTTGTGGATCATCTTTCAGCGTCTAA
- the hemL gene encoding glutamate-1-semialdehyde 2,1-aminomutase → MLKTFKSEILYREAMAFMPGGVNSPVRAFNGVGGTPLFIEKANGAYIYDVDEKAYIDYVGSWGPMILGHNDPDVANAVINAVRNGLSYGAPTEIETKMANLVTQLIPSIEMLRMVNSGTEATMSAIRLARGYTGRDKIIKFEGCYHGHADYLLVKAGSGALTFGHPTSPGVPEDFVKHTLVCDYNDLESVKKQFELYPNEIAAIIIEPVAGNMNCVPAKKSFLQGLRSLCDTYGALLIIDEVMTGFRVALGGAQEYYDLVPDLTCLGKIIGGGMPVGAFGGRAEIMQQLAPTGPIYQAGTLSGNPVAMAAGYATLTKLMDVGIYSELEEKTASLVNGLYAEAKRYNIPFVVNHAGGMFGFFFTNALEVSSYKDVMNCDVELFKKFYHHMLAEGVYFAPSAFEAGFMSLMHTDKEIDHTIDAASRFFKNIS, encoded by the coding sequence ATGCTTAAAACATTTAAATCTGAAATACTTTACCGCGAAGCAATGGCTTTTATGCCAGGTGGTGTTAATTCACCTGTACGTGCTTTTAATGGAGTTGGTGGTACGCCATTATTTATAGAGAAAGCTAATGGTGCTTATATTTATGATGTTGATGAAAAAGCTTATATTGATTATGTCGGATCTTGGGGACCTATGATTTTAGGTCATAATGACCCTGATGTTGCCAATGCAGTTATTAACGCTGTTCGTAATGGTTTGAGTTATGGTGCGCCAACCGAAATCGAAACAAAAATGGCTAACCTAGTTACACAATTAATTCCATCAATAGAAATGTTACGTATGGTGAATTCAGGCACTGAGGCAACTATGAGTGCAATTCGCCTTGCACGAGGCTATACAGGACGTGACAAAATAATCAAATTTGAAGGTTGTTACCATGGACATGCTGACTATTTGCTTGTTAAAGCCGGTTCTGGCGCGCTCACTTTTGGACACCCTACTTCACCGGGTGTGCCTGAGGATTTTGTTAAACATACATTAGTTTGTGATTATAACGATTTAGAATCAGTAAAAAAACAATTTGAGCTATATCCTAATGAAATTGCTGCAATTATTATTGAACCTGTGGCAGGCAATATGAATTGTGTCCCAGCTAAAAAATCGTTCTTACAAGGATTAAGAAGCTTGTGTGATACTTACGGGGCTTTATTAATTATTGATGAGGTGATGACTGGGTTTAGGGTTGCACTTGGCGGAGCTCAAGAATATTATGATTTAGTTCCTGATTTGACTTGCTTAGGTAAGATTATAGGTGGCGGTATGCCTGTAGGTGCTTTTGGCGGGCGTGCTGAAATTATGCAACAATTAGCACCAACTGGACCAATTTATCAAGCAGGAACACTTTCAGGGAATCCTGTTGCTATGGCAGCGGGTTATGCCACGTTGACAAAGTTAATGGATGTTGGTATTTATTCAGAGTTAGAAGAAAAAACTGCCTCACTAGTTAATGGCCTATATGCAGAAGCAAAACGATATAATATTCCGTTTGTGGTTAATCATGCAGGAGGAATGTTTGGATTTTTCTTTACAAATGCTCTAGAAGTGAGCAGTTATAAGGATGTAATGAATTGTGATGTTGAATTATTCAAGAAATTCTATCATCATATGCTCGCCGAAGGGGTTTACTTTGCGCCTTCAGCTTTCGAAGCAGGTTTCATGTCACTTATGCACACAGATAAAGAAATCGATCATACGATTGATGCAGCAAGTCGTTTTTTTAAAAACATAAGTTAA
- the bcp gene encoding thioredoxin-dependent thiol peroxidase, which translates to MVNPLKEGEKAPQFSLPDQDGELISSKDFKGQRILLYFYPKAMTPGCTVQACNLRDSADDFKKYNVVVIGISTDKPEKLSRFVDKELLNFTLLSDEDHKTSEAFGVWGEKEFMGKTYDGIHRISFLIGKDGKIEKVFDDFKTTNHHTVVLDYLKNHS; encoded by the coding sequence ATGGTTAATCCTTTAAAAGAAGGTGAAAAAGCACCTCAATTTTCTCTGCCTGATCAGGATGGTGAGCTAATTAGTTCAAAAGATTTCAAAGGTCAGCGTATTTTGCTCTATTTCTATCCGAAAGCGATGACTCCTGGTTGTACAGTACAAGCTTGCAATTTACGAGACAGTGCTGACGATTTTAAGAAATATAATGTAGTTGTTATTGGTATTAGTACGGATAAACCTGAAAAGCTATCGCGTTTTGTTGATAAAGAATTGTTGAATTTTACTCTACTTTCAGATGAGGATCATAAAACCTCTGAAGCGTTTGGTGTTTGGGGCGAAAAAGAGTTTATGGGAAAAACTTATGACGGTATCCATCGTATAAGCTTTTTGATTGGTAAAGATGGTAAGATCGAGAAAGTCTTTGATGACTTCAAAACGACCAACCATCACACTGTGGTTTTAGATTATCTTAAGAACCATAGTTAA
- a CDS encoding AI-2E family transporter: MLKLFIEWYKKRFSDPHVVSLMIVIIVLFFIIYFFNKILLPILIAIVLSYLLDRPVKYLQQKRVPHTLAVVIVLFVFMFVGLTGIMILLPLIWQQGVSLITNIPNMLNFVNKFITSLPEHYPELIDVGLFDSILQGITNKVMQTGNSLLQFSISSLFSLVSVAINAVLVPIIMFFLLKDKSKIWGYCSKILPKNRTILNKVATEMDQQISNYIVGNVLHIIILTACVYIPFWYFGLDYGLLLAVLVGVSVLIPYIGIIISSIPIVLIALFQWGVTAQFGYLMFFYILIQALDGNLLVPYLFSEKLNLHPLVIIVAVIIFGGLWGFWGVFFAIPLATLVKAIINAWPNLEEINNIKNGKKAD; this comes from the coding sequence ATGTTAAAATTGTTTATTGAATGGTACAAAAAACGCTTTAGCGATCCTCATGTGGTTTCGTTAATGATTGTTATCATTGTTTTATTTTTTATCATCTATTTTTTCAATAAAATTTTACTGCCTATTTTGATTGCTATTGTTTTATCTTATCTACTAGATAGACCGGTTAAGTATTTACAACAAAAGAGAGTTCCTCACACATTAGCTGTTGTTATTGTACTATTTGTATTTATGTTTGTCGGCTTAACCGGAATTATGATTTTGTTACCATTGATTTGGCAACAAGGTGTTAGTTTAATAACAAATATCCCAAATATGTTGAATTTTGTAAATAAATTCATCACATCATTGCCTGAACATTATCCGGAGCTTATCGATGTTGGTCTATTTGACTCAATACTCCAAGGTATAACTAATAAAGTTATGCAAACAGGTAACTCATTGCTCCAGTTTTCAATTAGCTCACTGTTTAGCTTAGTTTCTGTTGCTATAAATGCGGTATTAGTTCCGATTATTATGTTTTTCTTATTGAAAGATAAATCTAAGATATGGGGATATTGTTCGAAAATATTACCAAAAAATCGAACAATATTAAACAAAGTAGCTACAGAGATGGATCAACAAATATCTAATTACATAGTCGGTAATGTTTTACACATCATTATTTTAACTGCCTGTGTCTATATTCCATTTTGGTATTTTGGTTTAGATTATGGATTATTGTTAGCAGTGTTAGTTGGTGTTTCAGTACTTATTCCTTACATTGGTATTATTATTTCAAGTATCCCTATTGTCCTAATTGCACTTTTCCAATGGGGGGTTACTGCACAATTTGGATATTTAATGTTCTTTTATATCCTTATTCAGGCTCTTGATGGCAATTTATTGGTTCCTTATCTTTTCTCTGAAAAACTTAACTTGCATCCTTTAGTGATTATTGTAGCTGTTATCATTTTTGGCGGGTTATGGGGATTTTGGGGCGTATTTTTTGCTATACCGTTAGCAACTTTAGTTAAAGCGATTATAAATGCTTGGCCAAATCTTGAAGAAATTAATAATATTAAAAATGGAAAAAAAGCAGATTAA